Proteins from a single region of Hydra vulgaris chromosome 12, alternate assembly HydraT2T_AEP:
- the LOC136088775 gene encoding uncharacterized protein LOC136088775 isoform X1: protein MVMNFALRHKSNRVDFVTDRYRNISIKHVERQRRAESGVQNVTIFGPDQKVPKQWKKFMSVGSNKEELVKFLLEEWKSYVINEIEIFITHGDSTYCFKNSICTELSELRSDHEEADTRLLLHCKHASVSYAHVILANPDTDGFVSALYHSWFISATLHFETGCGNKQRILNVNKIAKDIGYDWCDAMIGFHSFTGCDAVSALQGKGKLSALKAAEKKKEYCTAFRGIGMSLDVSDDVVNGIQKFVCHIYGASKEDVVNKARYYLFKMGKSTEEMLPPNYDSLILHI, encoded by the exons ATGGTAATGAATTTTGCTCTAAGGCATAAGTCAAATAGAGTTGACTTTGTTACGGACAGGTATCGAAATATTAGTATCAAACACGTCGAGCGACAAAGACGAGCTGAATCTGGTGTCCAGAATGTTACTATATTTGGGCCTGATCAAAAAGTACCCAAACAATGGAAGAAGTTTATGAGTGTTGGCAGCAATAAAGAGGAATTAGTTAAGTTTCTCTTGGAAGAATGGAAAAGTTATGTAATAAATGAAATAGAGATATTTATTACACATGGTGATAGCACATATTGCTTCAAAAATTCGATTTGTACGGAATTGTCTGAACTTCGTAGCGACCACGAAGAAGCTGATACTCGGTTATTGTTACATTGTAAGCATGCTTCGGTTTCATATGCTCATGTTATACTTGCAAACCCCGATACAGATGGGTTTGTAAGTGCATTATACCATAGTTGGTTCATCTCTGCAACTCTTCATTTTGAAACAGGATGTGGAAACAAACAACGTATccttaatgtaaataaaatcgCAAAAGATATTGGTTACGATTGGTGTGATGCAATGATCGGATTCCATTCCTTTACAG GTTGTGATGCAGTGTCTGCTTTGCAAGGAAAAGGTAAATTATCTGCCCTAAAGGCggcagaaaagaaaaaagaatattgtACAGCATTCCGAGGTATCGGAATGTCACTAGACGTATCAGATGACGTTGTTAATGGCATACAGAAATTTGTTTGTCACATTTATGGTGCAAGCAAAGAAGATGTTGTCAATAAAGCACGATATTACTTGTTCAAAATGGGCAAATCTACAGAAGAGATGCTCCCTCCAAATTATGATTCACTTATTTTACACATTTAA
- the LOC136088775 gene encoding uncharacterized protein LOC136088775 isoform X2 produces MATRQKTGSKELIKILSGFGHCISYSATMRYETALASINLKEDVVLPQGTKGTSLSIFVWDNINFGEETRFWKGTTHKANGIIVQPLNIGPTQEKREITVSIQPLSIQEPLSSISPYQIGKKESPKLKKLIEKINIDLVISSISIEKVKDQDRAYLLCKSQIQENSFPSWTAFNISQNKAASHVSYIGYLPVVNAPVTDIATIYTILRRSVDIINKLNLKYGVIGCDEAVYSKIQMVRWKEPEFSNRFVVRLVGERISYYDVIYDCYC; encoded by the exons ATGGCAACAAGGCAGAAAACTGGATCAAAAgagttgataaaaatattgagtgGTTTTGGTCATTGTATATCATATTCGGCAACAATGAGATATGAAACAGCATTAGCATCTATCAATCTAAAGGAAGATGTAGTTTTACCACAAG GAACTAAAGGTACATCACTGTCAATTTTTGTTTGGGACAACATCAATTTCGGTGAGGAAACAAGATTTTGGAAAGGAACTACTCATAAGGCTAATGGAATCATTGTTCAACCTTTAAATATTGGACCAACCCAAGAAAAAAGAGAG ataacaGTTTCAATACAACCTCTATCTATTCAAGAACCACTTTCTAGCATATCACCTTATCAGATTGGGAAAAAAGAATCACCCAAGCTTAAAAAGCTAAtcgaaaaaataaacattgatcTTGTCATTTCATCTATATCAATAGAGAAAGTCAAGGATCAAGATAGGGCTTATCTATTATGCAAAAGTCAAATTCAAGAAAATTCCTTTCCAAGTTGGACTGCTTTCAATATTAGTCAAAACAAAGCTGCCTCTCATGTCTCATACATTGGATATTTACCAGTTGTTAATGCTCCTGTTACTGATATTGCAACAATATACACAATATTACGTAGAAGTGTTGATattataaacaaactaaatttgaaGTATGGAGTAATTGGCTGTGATGAGGCTGTgtattcaaaaattcaaatgGTTCGGTGGAAGGAACCTGAGTTTTCGAATAGATTTGTAGTAAGACTTGTGGGTGAGCGAATTTCATACTATGATGTCATTTATGACTGTTATTGCTAA
- the LOC136088775 gene encoding uncharacterized protein LOC136088775 isoform X3, which yields MQQSISINASTDEDQPKRKKFRCRQLGESNYLWPDICIICQKKQKWNNNKITVSIQPLSIQEPLSSISPYQIGKKESPKLKKLIEKINIDLVISSISIEKVKDQDRAYLLCKSQIQENSFPSWTAFNISQNKAASHVSYIGYLPVVNAPVTDIATIYTILRRSVDIINKLNLKYGVIGCDEAVYSKIQMVRWKEPEFSNRFVVRLVGERISYYDVIYDCYC from the exons ATGCAACAATCGATATCTATAAATGCAAGCACTGACGAAGATCagccaaaaagaaaaaaatttcggTGTAGACAATTGGGTGAGAGTAATTATTTGTGGCCAGATATATGCATAATAtgtcaaaagaaacaaaaatggAATAATAACAAG ataacaGTTTCAATACAACCTCTATCTATTCAAGAACCACTTTCTAGCATATCACCTTATCAGATTGGGAAAAAAGAATCACCCAAGCTTAAAAAGCTAAtcgaaaaaataaacattgatcTTGTCATTTCATCTATATCAATAGAGAAAGTCAAGGATCAAGATAGGGCTTATCTATTATGCAAAAGTCAAATTCAAGAAAATTCCTTTCCAAGTTGGACTGCTTTCAATATTAGTCAAAACAAAGCTGCCTCTCATGTCTCATACATTGGATATTTACCAGTTGTTAATGCTCCTGTTACTGATATTGCAACAATATACACAATATTACGTAGAAGTGTTGATattataaacaaactaaatttgaaGTATGGAGTAATTGGCTGTGATGAGGCTGTgtattcaaaaattcaaatgGTTCGGTGGAAGGAACCTGAGTTTTCGAATAGATTTGTAGTAAGACTTGTGGGTGAGCGAATTTCATACTATGATGTCATTTATGACTGTTATTGCTAA